Genomic window (Clarias gariepinus isolate MV-2021 ecotype Netherlands chromosome 4, CGAR_prim_01v2, whole genome shotgun sequence):
TGCTCTGTAACACTGAGCTCACTCTGAGCTCCAGCTGGCCTGCTCATACAGACTGTTAGAATATTTATACAGTTCAAACTGCCCTGTTGACTTTCTTCGTTGCTACTATGCAGTTTTCATATCTCGCCCTTCTTTGCCTGGGTGTCCTACACGCAGCGCTGTTGCTGGCGGAGGGAAACGGCGACGTGCTCGAGCTCGGGGACGCAGATTTTGAGCGGCGTGTAGCCGAGCACGAGACCCTGCTCGTGGAGTTCTTCGCGCCGTGGTACGCTAGACCTCGCGAAGTTTACCTCAGAGCTACACGGTCTGGAGTCTGGAAATTTCTAAGACCCAGacagtatttattataattattatttttattataataaaaatattatgataTTTATCAGCATGGTTTTGTGTTGCGTAGTAGCCGGAGTACAGTAACTATGTAGTTCGTGTTTGGGGGTGTTTGGTTTCTGAGATAAGTTTACATCAATGGGACTTGATGATAAATTTATGCCTTTTATGATTTTACTAATAATTATGCAGATACAGTACTCTACACTAATTTATTCATCTTCGAAAGGGAAAATATAATGTTATTTGGCTAAAATATTACGTGTTTGACCCccacaatataatatatacagtatgtacacaggtgcatctcaataaattataaatgtcaTCGCAAATTTTATGTTAGTAATTTAATTCAGAAAGTGAACCTCGTATTATAGATTGTAAAGCTTTATAGACTGATGTACTTCAAGTGTTAATTATCTTATGTCCCccccaaattattttttgccaaaaaaacttagatatttaaatataaaaatattgctATATGTTCAATATCGATGTATATGATATTATGatagtaatataatattaatataatgtacattttcccatctttcttttcctgaagtgtgtctacattgtttttttgtctgactCTGTAGATAATAATTCTGTAGTCTCTATTCTTGACACACATGATAAGCTCCTTTAGCTTCACTAGGAGAGTTAAATTGGACCACGGGTTCTCAGACCTTGTGCATCCAGAGCCCCCTTTTTCTAATCACCTCAATACAGGTTTAATTCATAAACTATTCAAATCTGATGTCGATTATTTAAATCTATACAATAATATATAGAGCCACAggtctttttttattcctataTATCTGACAGGCCTGAATAGATTATCAGATTGGAATTAAATATTCAGTAATGTGTCACGATTTTGTGGGGCAATTTATGTATTGCCACACTGTCTCCAAAGTAGTTTTTTAGTGcatttttaatttgtgtgtgtttgcatttgtTGGCATTTCTTTGCAAGCTGTGCTTGCCTCTGCACTGCTGCAATCCTGCAAGCGGTGTGCTCTAAATTATTCACATGGCACAGTATCCTGTGGGGTAGGAGCAAATCATTTactaagtttgtttaaaattgtaacaaaatctgaagaaaaaaaacattaatatcgGAACTAGATATTTAGAAAATCGTGATAttttgtgactcatccccaggtcaagaccaaatcactccttcagccaccgcccgcaatcttggggtaaccatggacaatcatctgtcattttccccacacatcgctaaccttactcgctcttgtagatttcttttttacagtatcagaagaattcgcccatttctttcttcaaaggctactcaggtgcttgttcagtcccttgttattttaagactggactgctgcaactcactcctggcaggcctgcctctgtccacgattcgtcctctgcaactgatccagaatgccgcagcacgtctcgtttttaaccttcccaagttctcccacaccaccccactcctctgctccttgcactggcttcctgtagctgcccgcatcaaattcaaaacactgatgcttgcctacaaagctaaaaatggcccagcacccacttacctctctgcgctaattacaccacgcactgcaccatgcTTCCTcagatcctccagcactgctcgcctcatcccaccatctctcaggaatcgagggcggcattcatccagactcttttctgttctgggttctggcacctaggtggtggaatgaacttcctctagatgtccgtacagcagagatgctgactatctttaaacgacgactcaagacgcatctgtttctccagtaccaccacaccaaaaaaaaaaaaaaaaaaaactcttcccagttgtgttgaaCTAATgacacttagttattaacctagttaacccagtgtaagtatgtatccaatgatgtaaatattaaagcactttttgtaagtcgctctggataagagcgtctgccaaatgcctaaatgtatgtaaatgtgatatttagaaaatcgcaatacaaatcgaatcggcacctagGCATTGTGATCTCCCGTATCGGGAGGGCTCTGGTGATCTCCATCCTGAGTGGTTAGGATCTTCAGATCATACTTGTCCAAACTTCTCAAATGTAAATGGTAAGAACTTATACGTAATTTCTTTTCTTCGTCTCGCATCCTCAATGCCAATTTGCAGCCAAAGGGTTTCATTTACCTGGTTGACTTTTATTAAGATTAGAATGGTCTGAGCTGTTTGGACTAATTAAACAAAGGTATTTTTATAGCCCTGCTTGTTTTTCAGTAACTGCAGTTCTATTTAAACCAAGTGAGTTATAATGCCTCAGCTCACCCAGCCACTGTAGCTGGTTGACAGTGAAGTGTTTTCTATAGGATAAGAAATGTTTTTATGACATGCTAATAATTCCAGACCTGCCTGATCCAACCTGATGCCATACTTTTGGTGCCGTCTTCATTATAGGAAGATTACTCACTGCTGCTGAGAACAGCGCTTTCTGGTCTGCttaaagatacattttataGCATGATGGTTCTACCCAGGATGTtggctttggactgcattgATATAAACAGTTTTGCTTTATAAACTGCTGTGATTGCTTTGATGTAGTTGCTGTGGTGGTTTTGCCAGTTTTCCCAGTCTCCATCAGTGAACAGTTGTTAACTTTAACAaagtggacttcatgttaacgAAAACACATCCTATTATTTAATTGATATTTAATACACATAGTTAAAGAAGGCATTTTTTGGGTTGCAGTAACCAATATCATCTTAATGAAAATGTGTttctctcaaagtttcttcatTGTCCCAGgaagtttttattattgtttatctgGAATtgttatttctgtaaagctgctttgtgacaatgtgcaatgttaaaattgctatacaattccattttattttaatttaattgttaatccttccagttgttttcttttgcaaCCTGTAAAGCTAAAAGTGTTTCATCTCTCACTGCTGCACTCACAGGTGTGGTCACTGTAAGAGGTTAGCTCCTGAATATGAAGCAGCTGCTACTAGACTAAAGGGCATTGTGCCCCTGGCAAAGGTAAGCACAGGTGCATGTCGCTAATAGCGATTATCTTTTTAACGCACATGCTCAGACATGAATGAGGCACTTTTTTCTTACTTAGATCATGCTTGATAGGTATGTTTTCCCCCCCTTTGCTGCTTTTTAATATAGGAATCATTTAGCTaacagtattttaaaacatatagtAGAAAAAAGCGTGGCTACTTCTGTAAAATCTGTACCATTTCAGACCATCATAAATATGTCATGTGTGCAAGCCATAACCTGTTCTATACACTGTGCATAACTAGGTCCTTTTCCTCCCGATTAGGTTGACTGCACTGCCAACTCTGAGACTTGTGAGAAATTTGGGGTGAATGGGTATCCCACTTTAAAAATCTTTCGAAATGGCGAAGAGGCCTCTGCATATGATGGTCTCCGAACAGCAGGTGTGTGCTTTATTgtgcaaaattaatttaaagtgcttttttttttttttttttttttttgcatacatcACATTTGAgtatttttaaactgtaatgaTATTCATAGATGGCATTGTGAGCTATATGAAGAAGCAGGTTGGCCCAAGCTCTGTAGCTTTACACAGTGAAGCTGATTTGGATGCTTTCATTAATGTTTTTGATTCCAGTGTTGTGGGTGAGTTATgttgttgtccttttttttttaattaacgttCTGACTGCAATGGATTAGTATATGCATTTGTGTGTCAGATAACTGGCAACATGACACTAGAATctgcatgtttaattaattaattaatgcgctatgattattattttctgagtaaattaattataaattatgtaaACTAAAGTTCCTTTTGGTTTATTGGTATCTATGTCTGTTCACTGGCCTAATTCCTAGGAATTCTGTGGTGTTACTATTTAAATAAGTATTGTAGCAGCATTACCTGATTAGGAGGAACCAATTTAGACACTTATAGCTTTGAGTCATGGACTGTGCTTTGTGTTCCAGGCTTTTTCTCAGAAAGTGATAATCTACAGCTTGCTGAGTTTCTGAAGGCTTCAAGTGCTTTAAGGGACAGCTATCGATTTGCCCACACCACAGACCTGGGAATAGGACAAAAACATGGCGTGGACAAAGAGTattcttaatatttaaaaaacaaacctaaatatatacagaaagaatatacattactaataatattaatgatgatAACTAGTATCGGTGATattaatatgtttgttttttgaaatcTCCCCAAGGTGTGTACTGCTTTTTCGGCCTCCTCACATGAGCAGCGTGTTTGAGGATAGTGTGCTGACGTTTACTGACTCTGTCTCAGCCTCTACGCTACGCACATTCCTCAGGGAGAACATGTCTGTTTCTAATTTATGTTCCCATGCCAGTTCACgtttgttgtatttttgctttgttttatattttatttgcctGTAGTATACACACTTGAAAGAATGTTCAATAAATCAACTGTTAACTTAGTTTTATTTAAGTAGAATAATAAGAATATCTCTTCatcagtatgtatatatatgaacTTTCATCCATTTCAATTTCCCACTTCTAGTATTTTCAATTATTtgctcttttctttccttcagcTTTGGCCTTTGTCCTCATCTGACCTCTGAAAACAGAGACAGTCTGAGATCACAAGATCTTCTTGCAGCCTATTACAATGTTGATTATGTACGGAATCCAAAGGGTACAAATTACTGGCGAAACAGGTGAAGTGTGCTTGTTTGtaagaaaatattattatttttgctgtcagttggttaattttatttttttttcagggtgaTGAAGGTGACGACTCAGTTCCTGTCTCGTGGGCTGAGTTTTGCTGTGGCTGACCGGGACGAGTTTCAGGAGGAGCTGGAGAAGGAGTTCGGACAGCAGTTATCTAATGGAGGAGAGATGCCCCTTATCACTATCAGGACCAGAGCAGGACACAAGTACATCATGAAGGAGGAGTTTACGTAAGTTGCCTTAAAAGTGTGCTTATTTAGCATTACAGAACCATTACACAGGATTAGTATAGTTATTTTTCCCTCTTAACAATGGAACAGCTTAAGCACTTTTCATGTTTCCCACATAGGGGAACTTAGATCAGACACATTTAAGTCATACTTATTTATGTCATAGATGCACGTTCTTCTACGCAGCACTGACAGATAGCTAACAATTAGAACTCAGAAAAATGGGGAGGCAGACGCAGGAGCGAAGTTTGAAGCTTTATTATGTTCTTTCCTCTTccttttctttatattattctTACTTGCCATGACAATACTCATGTTTGTGATTTGTGTTTCTTACTGCTCTTTTGTCATAGGAGAGATGGTAAATCTTTGGAGAGGTTCTTAGAGGCTTATTTTGCCAATAGCCTTAAGAGATACATTAAATCTGAGACAGTGCCAGAAACAAATGATGGCCCTGTCAAGGTGTGTAACTTGATCTCTTGCACATTTGATTAGTAAATGTTTTGTTGCtcatgatttaattattttaacacagGTTGTGGTGGCTGATACTTTTAATGAAATTGTTAACAACCCAGAGAAAGATGTTCTGGTGGAGTTTTATGCTCCATGGTGTGGTCATTGTAAAAATCTGGAGCCTACATATACAGAGCTTGGAGAAAAGGTATGGTAAATTTCAAGAACGGTACTGTACATCATCTGCTGACTGATAAGTGTATAATATTCTTCATCAACTTGTATTTCAGCTGTCTGGTGATTCCCATATTGTCATTGCTAAGATGGATGCCACTGCCAATGAAATTCCTCCAAATTATGATGTACAAGGGTAAACCTAAAAACTTTGTGCCCTGAACgttaaaagaaagt
Coding sequences:
- the pdia7 gene encoding protein disulfide isomerase family A, member 7 isoform X1 is translated as MQFSYLALLCLGVLHAALLLAEGNGDVLELGDADFERRVAEHETLLVEFFAPWCGHCKRLAPEYEAAATRLKGIVPLAKVDCTANSETCEKFGVNGYPTLKIFRNGEEASAYDGLRTADGIVSYMKKQVGPSSVALHSEADLDAFINVFDSSVVGFFSESDNLQLAEFLKASSALRDSYRFAHTTDLGIGQKHGVDKECVLLFRPPHMSSVFEDSVLTFTDSVSASTLRTFLRENIFGLCPHLTSENRDSLRSQDLLAAYYNVDYVRNPKGTNYWRNRVMKVTTQFLSRGLSFAVADRDEFQEELEKEFGQQLSNGGEMPLITIRTRAGHKYIMKEEFTRDGKSLERFLEAYFANSLKRYIKSETVPETNDGPVKVVVADTFNEIVNNPEKDVLVEFYAPWCGHCKNLEPTYTELGEKLSGDSHIVIAKMDATANEIPPNYDVQGFPTIYFVPARQKDQPRRYKGGREVSDFISYLKKEATHPLIITKLRDDL
- the pdia7 gene encoding protein disulfide isomerase family A, member 7 isoform X2; translated protein: MQFSYLALLCLGVLHAALLLAEGNGDVLELGDADFERRVAEHETLLVEFFAPWCGHCKRLAPEYEAAATRLKGIVPLAKVDCTANSETCEKFGVNGYPTLKIFRNGEEASAYDGLRTADGIVSYMKKQVGPSSVALHSEADLDAFINVFDSSVVGFFSESDNLQLAEFLKASSALRDSYRFAHTTDLGIGQKHGVDKECVLLFRPPHMSSVFEDSVLTFTDSVSASTLRTFLRENIFGLCPHLTSENRDSLRSQDLLAAYYNVDYVRNPKGTNYWRNRVMKVTTQFLSRGLSFAVADRDEFQEELEKEFGQQLSNGGEMPLITIRTRAGHKYIMKEEFTRDGKSLERFLEAYFANSLKRYIKSETVPETNDGPVKRKMFWWSFMLHGVVIVKIWSLHIQSLEKSCLVIPILSLLRWMPLPMKFLQIMMYKASQLFTLFLLDKKTNRGVTRVDVRSVISSAT